The genomic stretch ACGCCAGGGTCAGCGTGGCCGGCAACCGCTCGGCGATCAGCGCGGTCACCGGCTCGCCGCTGCGGAAGCTGACGCCGAGGTCGCCGGTGACGGCCCGGCCGGCCCAGTTGAAGAACTGCTCGACCAGCGGCAGGTCCAGGCCGTTGCGGGCCCGCAGCGCGTCGTAGGTCTCCTGCGAGAAGCGGGTGCCGAGCGCGAGGCGGACCGGGTCACCCCGTACGAGGTGGACCAGGGAGAACACCAGCACGCTGACGCCGGCCAGTACCACGAGCGACTGGCCGACCCGCCGGAGCAGGTACCCGGTCAGGGCAGCTCCACGTCCTCGAAGTTGATCGCCCGGTCGGCCCGGATCTGGTAGCCCTCCAGCCCCGGGACCCACGCCTGGACGACGTCGGGGTTGAACAGGTAGAGGTACGAGACGTCGTCCACGATCAGCTTCGCGGCCTGGTCGTAGAGCTCCTTGCGCTCCTCCTCGTCGACGGTCGTCGAGGCCTCCTGCAGCAGCGCGTCGACCTCGGGGTTGCTGTAGCCCTGGTAGTTGTTCGCGCCGTCGGTGATGTGCTGCGACTCGTAGAAGGCGGCCGGGTCGATGTTGCCGAGCCAGCTGAGCAGGAACGCGTCGAACTGGCCCTGGCTCTGCCGGTCCAGCCAGGTGGCGAAGTCGAGGACCTCCACCTCGACGTTGATGCCGATCGGCTCGAGCTGGCTGGCGATGACCTGGGCCGACGTCACCGACTCGGGCAGCTCGTCGGTGACCATCAGCCCCATCGTGAGCGGCGTGGTCACGCCGGCCTCCTCCAGCAGCTGCCGGGCGGCGTCCGGGTCGGTCTCGAACGGGGCGTAGTCGTAGTAGAAGAAGCTGTCCTCGGGGATCGCGGTCTGGTTGGCCCGCGCCGCGCCGAACCGGGCGGCCTCGGCGACCTCGTCGCGGTCCACGGCGGTGGCGATCGCCCGCCGCACCTGCGGGTTGTCGAACGGCGGCACCGCGTAGTTCATCGACATGTACCAGTAGTCGACGCTGGCGGTCGTCTCGAGCTCGACCTCGCCGCCCTCGCCGAGCGACTCGATCTGCTGCGGCGGCACGTTGTCGGTCCAGTGCACCTCGCCGTTGCGCAGCGCGGTCAGCGCCGCCGCCGGCTCGGTGATGTAGCGGAACTCCACGCCGCTGATGGCCGGAGCGCCGTCCCAGTAGTCCTCGAAGGCGCTCAGCTCGGTGCTGGTGGCGTCGGTGCTCTCCAGCCGGAAGGGGCCGGTGCCGTTCGCCTCGGTGGTGAGGTCGAACTCCTCGGCCGCGTTCTCCGAGACGATCGACATGCCCTTGAAGGCGCCGATCCGCTCGAGCAGGTTCGGCGTCGGCTGCGAGAGGTTGATGACCACCGTCCGGTCGTCCGGCGCCTCGACCGACTCGACGTTGGCGAACCGGTAGGCGTTCGACAGCTCCTCGTCGATGATCCGGTTGTAGGAGTAGACGACGTCGGCGGAGTCGAACTCGCTGCCGTCGTGGAAGGTGACGCCATCGCGGAGGGCGAACGTCCAGGTCAGGTTGTCGTCGCTGACCTCCCACTCCTCGGCCAGGCTCGCCTCGAAGGTCAGGTCCTCGGCATTGGGGACGACGAGGGTGTCGTAGACGTTCTCGAGCACCTGGAAGCTGGCGTAGGCACTCGTCACGTGCGGGTCGAGCTGGTCGGGCTGGGCGCTCACCGCGGCGATCAGGACGCTGTCGCCGTCCCCACCGCCGCCGCTGCCACCGGTGTCGACGCTCTCCCCGCCACCACCGCAGGCGGTCAGGAGGAGGGCGCCGGCTGCGGCGAGGGCAAGTGGTCGGCTGGCGCGCACGGGGTTCCTCCGGGAGCTCGGGTGCAGTCGTCCGCCTCCGACCCTGGCCCGCGAGGCCCGGGGCTGCCACCCCAATCCGGTGCTGAGCGGGATCGTTGCCCGTTCGATACGTACCGGCGGCCGAGCGGTGACGAGTGGCCTGGCCCACACTGAGGGCGTCCGTCGACCGCTGCGCAGGGGGCCCGCATGACCGACGTCCAGCCGCGATCCCGCGCCCGGATCCCGCGCGACAAGGAGCACGACTACACCGACGACATGGCGCACGAGCGCCAGGCGTTCGTCGCCGAGCAGACCGGCGCCGGCCTCCACCACGTCGCGAAGTACTCGTTCGACCCGGCCGTGCTGCCCGGCAACGTCGAGAACTTCACCGGGGTCGCGCAGGTGCCCATCGGGGTCGCCGGCCCCCTGACCGTCCGCGGGGAGCACGCGCAGGGCGACTTCTTCATCCCGATGGCCACCACCGAGGGCACGCTGGTCGCCAGCTACAACCGCGGCATGCGGGTGATCGCCGAGTGCGGTGGCGTGCGGACGACGGTCGTCGACGACCACATGCAGCGCGCGCCGGCGTTCATCTTCGGCAACGCGCTCGAGGCGCGGGAGTTCGGCCGCTGGGTGGACGAGCACATCGACGGCATCCGCGCCGCGGCCGAGTCGACGACGCGCTCGGGCAAGCTCACCTACATCGGACAGCACCAGATCGGCCCGCTGCGGTACCTGCGGGTCAACTACACGACGGGGGACGCCGCCGGGCAGAACATGACGGGCAAGGCGACGCTGGCCGCCTGCGAGTGGATCCGCGAGAACCACCCCGACCACCCGCGCTACGTGCTCTCCGGTGCGATCGACACCGACAAGAAACACTCGCAGATCAACATGCTGATGACCCGCGGCAAGCGGGTGGTGGCCGAGGTGACGATCCCGAACGAGGTGCTGCGGCGGCTGACCGGCGTCGACACGCGGCAGCTGTTCGAGTACCGGCAGATCGGCATGGCGGGGGCGTTCATGTCCGGGGCCGCCTACAACGGCGCGCACGCGGCCAACGGCCTCACCGCGATGTTCATCGCCACCGGCCAGGACGTCGCCAACGTGAGCGAGTCGCACTCCGGCATCACCTACGCCCAGCTGCGGGAGAACGGCGACTACTACTGGTCGACGACGCTCACCTCGCTCATCGTCGCGACCTACGGCGGCGGGACCGGGCTCCCGACACAGCGCGAATGCCTGGAAATGCTCGGCTGCTACGGCAAGGGCAAGGTCTACAAGTTCGCCGAGATCTGCGCCGGCGTCGTCCTGGCCGGGGACATCTCGCTGACGTCGGCGATCCTGGCCGGCGACTGGGTGACCAGCCACGACGCCCTGGGCCGCAACCGGTAGGCGCCCCAGCTTTCGGTACAGAAAGCTCGCCCACGACGCCGCGCTTTCTGTACCGAAAGCTCGGGTCCGCAGGACTCCTCAGCGGATCTGCACGCCCGAGATGGTCCGCGCGATGACCAGCCGCTGGATCTCCGACGTCCCCTCGAAGATCGTGTAGATCTTGGCGTCGCGCGCCATCCGCTCGACCGGGTAGTCGCGGGTGTAACCGTTGCCGCCCAGGATCTGCATCGCCTGCTCGGTCACCCGCACGGCGGTCTCGCCCGCGACGAGCTTGGACATCGAGCCCTCGGCGGAGGTGAACCGCTGGCCGTTGCGGGCCATCCACGCCGCACGCCAGACCAGCAAGCGCGCCGCGTCGATCGAGGTCTTCATGTCGGCGAGCATGAACGCGATGGCCTGGTTCTCGATGATCGGGCGGCCGAACTGCACCCGCTGCTTGGCGTACTCCAGGGCGTACTCGTATGCCGCCCGCGCCACCCCGACCGCCTGCGCGCCCACACCGGGGCGGGTCCGCTCGAAGGTGGCCATCGAGGGCTGGGTCCGCCCGCTCCTCGCGCCCTCGCGGGCGCGGGCAAGCCGCTCCTCGAGCTTCTCCCGGCCGCCGAGCAGGCAGTCGCCCGGGATGCGGCAGTCGTCGAGCACGACCTCGGCGGTGTGCGAGGCGCGGATGCCGTGCTTGAGGAACTTCTGCCCCTGCGCGATGCCCTTCGTGCCGGGCGGGACGACGAAGCTCGCGTGCCCCCGCGTCTTCAGCTCGGGGTCGACCACGGCGGTGACCACGTGGATGTCGGCGATGCCGCCGTTGGTCGCCCAGGTCTTGGTGCCGGTCAGCACCCACTCGTCGGCCTTCTCGTCGTAGACCGCCCGGGTGCGCATGGCACCCACGTCGGAGCCGGCGTCGGGCTCCGAGGAGCAGAACGCGGCGACCTTGGGCTCGGCGACCGTGCCGAACATGGCCGGGATCCACCGGCCGACCTGCTCGTCGGTGCCGTTGGCCCGCACCGACGCCGCGGCGAGCGTGGTGCCGACGATGGCCAGGCCGATGCCCGCGTCACCCCAGAAGAGCTCCTCCATCGTCAGCGGGATGCCGAGTCCGGACTCGTCGA from Blastococcus sp. PRF04-17 encodes the following:
- a CDS encoding ABC transporter substrate-binding protein, whose amino-acid sequence is MRASRPLALAAAGALLLTACGGGGESVDTGGSGGGGDGDSVLIAAVSAQPDQLDPHVTSAYASFQVLENVYDTLVVPNAEDLTFEASLAEEWEVSDDNLTWTFALRDGVTFHDGSEFDSADVVYSYNRIIDEELSNAYRFANVESVEAPDDRTVVINLSQPTPNLLERIGAFKGMSIVSENAAEEFDLTTEANGTGPFRLESTDATSTELSAFEDYWDGAPAISGVEFRYITEPAAALTALRNGEVHWTDNVPPQQIESLGEGGEVELETTASVDYWYMSMNYAVPPFDNPQVRRAIATAVDRDEVAEAARFGAARANQTAIPEDSFFYYDYAPFETDPDAARQLLEEAGVTTPLTMGLMVTDELPESVTSAQVIASQLEPIGINVEVEVLDFATWLDRQSQGQFDAFLLSWLGNIDPAAFYESQHITDGANNYQGYSNPEVDALLQEASTTVDEEERKELYDQAAKLIVDDVSYLYLFNPDVVQAWVPGLEGYQIRADRAINFEDVELP
- a CDS encoding hydroxymethylglutaryl-CoA reductase; its protein translation is MTDVQPRSRARIPRDKEHDYTDDMAHERQAFVAEQTGAGLHHVAKYSFDPAVLPGNVENFTGVAQVPIGVAGPLTVRGEHAQGDFFIPMATTEGTLVASYNRGMRVIAECGGVRTTVVDDHMQRAPAFIFGNALEAREFGRWVDEHIDGIRAAAESTTRSGKLTYIGQHQIGPLRYLRVNYTTGDAAGQNMTGKATLAACEWIRENHPDHPRYVLSGAIDTDKKHSQINMLMTRGKRVVAEVTIPNEVLRRLTGVDTRQLFEYRQIGMAGAFMSGAAYNGAHAANGLTAMFIATGQDVANVSESHSGITYAQLRENGDYYWSTTLTSLIVATYGGGTGLPTQRECLEMLGCYGKGKVYKFAEICAGVVLAGDISLTSAILAGDWVTSHDALGRNR
- a CDS encoding acyl-CoA dehydrogenase family protein, translating into MAVSFALTEDQLELQKWLHEFAANVVRPAAHEYDEREDFPWEVLQEAATIGLYSLDFFATQWFDESGLGIPLTMEELFWGDAGIGLAIVGTTLAAASVRANGTDEQVGRWIPAMFGTVAEPKVAAFCSSEPDAGSDVGAMRTRAVYDEKADEWVLTGTKTWATNGGIADIHVVTAVVDPELKTRGHASFVVPPGTKGIAQGQKFLKHGIRASHTAEVVLDDCRIPGDCLLGGREKLEERLARAREGARSGRTQPSMATFERTRPGVGAQAVGVARAAYEYALEYAKQRVQFGRPIIENQAIAFMLADMKTSIDAARLLVWRAAWMARNGQRFTSAEGSMSKLVAGETAVRVTEQAMQILGGNGYTRDYPVERMARDAKIYTIFEGTSEIQRLVIARTISGVQIR